The following proteins are co-located in the Bordetella bronchialis genome:
- a CDS encoding Ldh family oxidoreductase, producing MATMQLNALYDLAVAALRGAGASEPMAADTARALIHAEGQGIASHGVSRVPFYATHLRNGRADGQAVARVVRERGGAVLVDAADGLAFPACALAIEQAIARAGEHGVAFAGVCNSHHFGVAAYHLDAVARAGMVGLAMGNSPSAMPAWGGKRALFGTNPIAAAFPRRDALPLVIDLSLSEVARGKLMVAAREGKDIPLGWALDADGKPTTDPKAGLAGSMLPMGGAKGAMLALTVELLACALTGAHFGFEADSFFTEQGNRARIGQAFLVIDPGALAGRDAYLERVETLVSAMLADEGVRLPGQRRAALERQAREQGVNVPDALLAQMQELAGRA from the coding sequence CGACCATGCAATTGAATGCACTGTATGACCTGGCCGTGGCGGCGTTGCGGGGCGCCGGCGCGAGCGAACCCATGGCGGCCGATACCGCCCGCGCGCTGATCCATGCCGAAGGCCAGGGCATCGCCTCGCACGGCGTCTCGCGCGTGCCTTTCTATGCCACGCACCTGCGCAATGGCCGGGCGGACGGCCAGGCTGTCGCCCGCGTCGTCCGCGAGCGCGGCGGCGCGGTGCTGGTGGATGCCGCCGACGGCCTGGCCTTCCCGGCCTGCGCGCTGGCGATCGAACAGGCCATCGCCCGCGCCGGCGAACATGGCGTGGCCTTTGCCGGGGTCTGCAACAGCCACCACTTCGGCGTCGCGGCTTACCATCTGGACGCCGTGGCGCGGGCCGGCATGGTGGGCCTGGCCATGGGCAATTCGCCTTCCGCGATGCCGGCATGGGGCGGCAAGCGGGCCCTGTTCGGCACCAATCCCATCGCGGCCGCCTTCCCGCGCCGCGACGCGCTGCCGCTGGTCATCGACCTGTCCTTGTCCGAGGTCGCGCGCGGCAAGCTGATGGTGGCGGCGCGCGAAGGCAAGGACATCCCCCTGGGCTGGGCGCTGGACGCGGACGGCAAGCCCACCACGGACCCCAAGGCCGGCCTGGCGGGCAGCATGCTGCCCATGGGCGGCGCCAAGGGCGCCATGCTGGCGCTGACCGTGGAGCTGCTGGCCTGCGCCCTGACGGGCGCCCATTTCGGCTTCGAGGCCGACTCCTTTTTCACCGAGCAAGGCAACCGCGCTCGCATCGGGCAGGCCTTCCTGGTCATCGACCCCGGCGCCCTGGCGGGCCGCGATGCGTATCTGGAACGCGTGGAGACGCTGGTATCGGCTATGCTGGCGGACGAAGGCGTGCGCCTGCCCGGCCAACGCCGCGCTGCACTGGAACGACAG